The genome window CTATTTTCTTGTTTTAAGATAGCTTGATTAATTTAGCCAGAAATACATCGTGAGGCACTTCCCAGCAGAGATTAATACAATCACGTCTGTGACTAGAATCACAAGGTAATTGTACATTGTACTCACCAAATTATATATGCAAATAGTTAACACTACCAGTGTTATCAAATCATCTGGTTAATTGCGATTAATCGTCCTAGCCAGTATTCTGGACTCGATTAGGGGCTATGACTCGATTAGGCTAATTAATTTTCTGGTCATCGACCAGAAACATAATGGAATTGCTGGGCAGCTTAGGACATGGGCTTAGGCCACTTGGACTCATGTTTTTCAGCCCAACTTGCAACCCTACATGCACCCACCGGCCACCACCCTAGAGCTACCGTCCGTCATGCCTGATTTGTATGTTAGTCTTGATATGTATAGGACGACTAGGGCCAATCTTCGACGACTAATAGCGACTAGTCGCCTGGTCAGTCCCATGGTGACTAggatcaactagatgacttgactGAACACTATTACTATAAATGCAGTTTATTCTAAACAAAAGTACAAAACACATGAAATGAATCACAATGCTCCTACCCTTGCAACAAAACTAACCAAAGCTAAAATGCAGATACACATGAACATTTATGAGCTACAAATTCAATACCGCACTTCTGATTTTGACTCAACATCCCTGATACGGCAATTGGACAACAAGGGGAAATTCAGATAGCCGTATCTCAATAAATTATTCTGCTGGATTTCGAAAAGAAATCAAGGCATTACCGTCCTCAGAAACCTGAAGGCAGGCAGAAAATTCCTTTCCAGAGGAACACTTATGCGAGGCATCACACTTCTCCATCGCCTCCTTCAGTTTATCAGTCCCCATCCTCCTCCCCTGACTTCCCGTGTCCTCTGGGTCCGTCCCGCCATTCGGTCCTGCTCCACCTCCTGGGGGAGGACTGGCTGCCTTGTGCGAATTCGTCTCCTGTgtgggtggcggcggcggcggtgatgATGCAGATGGCAGTGGTGCCAGTGAATTCTGTTGCCGCTTGCTCTCAGCCTGCTGCTGCCCCGCAGCTGAAGACTTCCCAGAAACGGTAGGTGCAGGAGCGTCCTGAGGAGATCCAAACAATAACAACCTCAGAATCCAGAATCCCGTCAATCTATTCACGGGAACGCTGATCTAAAATGCTTAGCATAGATGATAGGGCTTTCACCTCGCCGCCGGAGTTGGGGTTCTCGCCTTCCAGAAGGCTTCTACCTGCAGAGGCAGGGACACGGAGTAGCGCCGAGGCGAGGAGTAGCACGACGACCGCGGTGAGCCCGCTGGCGCCCATCGGCTGGGACCCCGGCTGGAGACTAGTTACCGTGACAGTCGATACGTCGCCGGATCTGGCAGCGCGGTGTCACGCCCCTGGCCACCGGAAGGTCACCGGCGACGTGAGCCACACCAATTCGGCGACGAAGCGCCAGGAGCACAGACGCAACTCGAAGCACGAAGGTAAGAAAACTTCTATTCAGTTCTGTATTTTTTCTCCCCTCGTTCCAATGACAGGTTACAGTATATATTGCCTGGTCTATTGGGCCGGCCCActcactgatccctgacttaacagCCCAATTACTTATACACAAATCTTGGCTTGAAAGCCCATCACACCATTACAGAATCTCTATACACTAATAGCTTCTACTTCCTCGTCAGCGACCATAGCAGTCATGACATCTTCCCCTGCTGCAAAACTTGCTTGCCCTCAAGCAAGAGCATGTGGAAATTTCTCCttaagcacatagccttcagttgtatccaagcagccctcactaaATCCACAATCCCGTTGAGCACCAGTACAACCAATACCATATTGTTATACTCATATCGTGCTGTACAGGGAAAACAACCCCCAATTTTCCACAGTCGAGGATGATCCTGGATAGCAAACAAGTATTGCTGCTCTTCTTTCTCTTGCTCAGTAACTGACCACTGCTCTCCGAACTGCTCCACCATAGTTTGCAGACCGATCCACCATGCTTCCGCTGCGCTTACAGAACACTCCCACACCATTGAATCATGAAAGCTTCGAATCAATTTAGTGCTGAATGTTGAGCTCCTGCCCACCCAAAATGGAGGAAGTCTTCTAGTCTTGTCCTTCTGCACTGAGAACACATTCCCATATGGAATGTAAATGGTCACTCTCGGCCACAAATCCTGAACAAAAGCATCAGTCGCTATATTCTCCTTGCCTCTATCATACACCATTCTGAACTGTAAGCCCATTAATTTGTTCATGAATTTTTGTTGAGTGTATGGCTGAGACTGAACTGCCATAGCACCGTTTCCTGGGCTAAAACCAGTTAGCCACCATTGTGTCAGTTCAGATATCCCATGTCGAAAACTACCTTTGTTTTGCCTCCCCTCAAAGATCAACACATTCTTGCATTCCAATCTCACCTCTTGCCCGGTACATGCTTCATATAGAACAAGCATGAAATTATCCTTAGTAAAGGGTGCTGCCCAGTTGGATACATGAGCAAATGAGCCATTTAGAATAGCTTGATCTCCGCACTGGTTAGAACAAATGAAAATAAACTGGTCTGCATCCTGCCTACCAAATGAGGACACTGGTATACCATTTATCCAGGCGATTCCAAGCGCAACCAAGCTTCTGTAGGAGATTTCTGGTGCAAGATGTTTTAAAACCTGTGCTGCCCATTTTTGCATGGTTATCCATACTTCAAAAGTAGAAGCTTCGCAAGCCACACCCATGGATGGCCAAGGCTCAAATGAAGATGGCTTGATATCCTCATTATTCAATAGAACACAAACTAACTGCCTCTTCTCAATAATTTCATTCTTGATACGGCTCCCTAGAAGCTGATCACCAAAACAAGTTTGGGCACTGCCAGAAACAAAATACGCCACATGTGCAGAACTGCAAGTTGTGATTTCGCAGCGCATTGTAGCAACTCCATGTGAAAGATCTTCAGCTTGAAGGGGTGGATGAGCACTGGCTCGGTTCTGAAGTTTACTCGCACAAATCTCAATATTCAAGAGTGCATTCAAGCCATCTTTTAGTGTGCCCAATAAACATGCATCTAGGGTGCATGGTACTCCACAGAGAAGAAATTCCAGGTTCATGTCTTCATCATGTATTCTTATAGCTGAAAAACCTTCAAAACAGCCTTCTTCCTCATCCACTTCATCTGTCATAACCTCAAGTATGTCGCTACCCACAACCTCTTCTTCATGATCATCAACCCCAGCGACGCCTACAATCTCGCCTGCACCATTAGTTTCATTGATTGATTCTGGAGCCAATTCTTGAGAAAGGATACCGCCAGCACTAGTAGCATCAACATTTTTAGCATCCTGCTTAGGGTCATCCTCAAGCACACTGACCACACTAGCAGGAATAAACTCATCCCTGTTTCCTCCATTCATAACCACGGCGGTTGCCTCATCTTCAACGTCACCCTCCTTCTTAGCTGATTCTTTTAaggcttcttcaccttgagcaagCTGCTGCAGTAATCCTTCATGCGTGTGAGTTTCAGCTTGCATCTCCCCATCCCATGCCACTGGAAGACCCATTTCACTGGACATTGAGTATGTACTTACTTGCTGTGACATTCCAACAAACAACCATGGGGCATCAGGCACAGCATCCTGCTTGCAATCGTTGGGCATCTGGTTCCCCACTCCATGAGCTAGACGCTGACAAAAACCAAGTGAATCGGAACCAAGTAACACTTCTTCATCCCAGATCACCTTCTCAGCAGATGTTTCATCGAACGCTGAATAACCAGAACCTCCAAAGCACCTTGGAAGGGCAATGACCTCCTCACTGCAGTAGGGGGGCATTTCATCGAACACAGGAGGGGCCATACCTCCAAGCAGAACTGGGATGTTCCGCCCAGCTGCTTCCACGTTGCACGTATGATCGTGCATACCCTTCTGCTTCACCTCCATCGCCTCCAACCTACTGTCGAGGCGACCCAGGACCCGCATCACCTTGTCCCATCGTTCCTCGCCCTTCTGCTCCGATGTCGGCATCGCAGCGAGCAGGATGCTTGTCTGAGCGGACGGCATCACCAACGGCGTTGTAGCGAGGAAACGCCGCAGATCGTCGATGGAGAACGAAGCCTGCGCCGACGACCCAGCCGAGTGAACGACACCCAAGCAACCCGTCGAACAGGTTGCAGGCTCTGTTTCTCTCGCCACCACCCCACGCTTCCACTTTGCCGCCAGGAACACCAAGCCTCCGCCACCGCCGAGGACcagagctttgataccacttgtcacGCCCCTGGCCACCGGAAGGTCACCGGCGACGTGAGCCACACCAATTCGGCGACGAAGCGCCAGGAGCACAGACGCAACTCGAAGCACGAAGGTAAGAAAACTTCTATTCAGTTCTGTATTTTTTCTCCCCTCGTTCCGATGACAGGTTACAGTATATATTGCCTGGTCTATTGGGCCGGCCCACTCACTGATCCCTGGCTTAACAGCCCAATTACTTATACACAAATCTTGGCTTGAAAGCCCATCACACCATTACAGAATCTCTATACACTAATAGCTTCTACTTCCTCGTCAGCGACCATAGCAGTCATGACACGCGGCAGGGCAGC of Zea mays cultivar B73 chromosome 8, Zm-B73-REFERENCE-NAM-5.0, whole genome shotgun sequence contains these proteins:
- the LOC100275141 gene encoding uncharacterized protein isoform X1, whose translation is MGASGLTAVVVLLLASALLRVPASAGRSLLEGENPNSGGEDAPAPTVSGKSSAAGQQQAESKRQQNSLAPLPSASSPPPPPPTQETNSHKAASPPPGGGAGPNGGTDPEDTGSQGRRMGTDKLKEAMEKCDASHKCSSGKEFSACLQVSEDASVGSYIIVKNEGQHDIDINVKEPSSNTDNDKKSLHLIKGAFGQMNITYTTSDAGNITLSDGKFAKRKGNDGVPYQQLEMGGQAPNSSGVDNTASTTDGWEDGWDDDWDDEEAPAGPVDKKPTGSVSANGLSLRSQTNSKDGWDVDWDD